The Sulfurimonas hydrogeniphila genome includes a window with the following:
- a CDS encoding FixH family protein, producing the protein MKTLAKIFFALLLGTTLVQAAAFSKDAKFRTTAVHITADKPLTTGSNTLIVTIKKNGKPVTDAKVALKAFMPAMPGMPAMSSKANAQNLGNGKYKATLNLAMSGTWQLHIFITPKTGKRSRVKTTLNF; encoded by the coding sequence ATGAAAACTTTGGCAAAAATCTTTTTCGCATTGCTTTTAGGCACAACACTTGTTCAGGCAGCCGCATTCTCCAAGGATGCAAAATTCAGAACAACAGCAGTACATATCACCGCAGACAAACCGCTTACTACCGGTTCCAACACACTTATTGTCACTATCAAGAAAAACGGCAAACCTGTCACTGATGCAAAAGTAGCACTCAAAGCCTTTATGCCAGCCATGCCGGGGATGCCTGCTATGAGCTCAAAAGCAAATGCCCAAAATCTTGGTAACGGAAAATACAAAGCAACACTCAATCTTGCAATGAGCGGAACATGGCAACTGCATATATTTATCACACCTAAAACAGGAAAAAGGTCTCGTGTTAAAACAACATTAAACTTTTAA
- a CDS encoding putative iron-sulfur cluster-binding metallochaperone: MTDLFRTKNEGDNCCTPQPKGKVACPICGEKAKGVLGKTLQHLLTEEAKSKLSCFDGFYYCKTAACEAVYFRGDEILTQDDMSVVVGLKEGATPATVCYCFGWSKEKIKAELEATGQTTALEDIKAKMKNPGCACEVLNPSGGCCLGDVSMAIKELITQS, encoded by the coding sequence ATGACAGATCTGTTTAGAACAAAAAATGAAGGTGATAACTGCTGTACGCCTCAGCCAAAAGGCAAAGTTGCCTGTCCGATATGTGGAGAAAAAGCCAAAGGGGTGCTGGGCAAAACACTGCAGCATCTTTTAACAGAGGAGGCAAAATCAAAACTTTCCTGTTTTGACGGTTTTTACTACTGTAAAACAGCTGCATGCGAAGCAGTCTATTTTCGGGGCGATGAGATACTGACACAGGATGATATGAGCGTTGTCGTCGGACTCAAAGAAGGAGCAACTCCGGCTACTGTATGCTACTGTTTTGGCTGGAGCAAAGAGAAAATAAAAGCGGAATTAGAGGCAACAGGACAAACAACAGCACTTGAAGACATCAAAGCAAAAATGAAAAATCCCGGCTGTGCCTGTGAAGTGCTGAACCCAAGCGGCGGATGTTGTCTTGGAGATGTAAGCATGGCGATAAAAGAGCTTATAACACAGAGTTAG
- a CDS encoding nucleotidyltransferase family protein — protein sequence MKATKNNIIEYLKQIKPELYKNGISSVALFGSFAKETQTVYSDIDIAISKDENFLQTNTSYDYFDTVATIKSKIRKQFHRNIDIFDLDSNSPFKESIKKELIYV from the coding sequence ATGAAAGCGACAAAAAACAATATCATAGAGTATCTCAAACAGATAAAACCTGAACTTTACAAAAATGGCATCAGCTCAGTCGCTCTTTTTGGGAGTTTTGCAAAAGAGACACAAACAGTTTACAGTGATATTGACATTGCCATATCCAAAGATGAAAATTTCTTACAGACAAACACATCTTATGATTACTTTGATACAGTAGCAACGATAAAATCAAAAATACGAAAGCAGTTTCATAGAAATATAGATATTTTTGACTTAGACAGCAACAGTCCATTTAAAGAGAGTATCAAAAAGGAGCTTATATATGTTTAG
- a CDS encoding HepT-like ribonuclease domain-containing protein, whose translation MFSQKSVERIKVIKKKILFIEEIVKQNGSIEKALEDEQNARAAILMHLTSISEQFDKLLHNGELEILSKFAKEDIKGSYELRNFIAHDYEGVDLYIVEDVIKTRLPIIKKTTEDILINEK comes from the coding sequence ATGTTTAGTCAAAAATCTGTAGAGAGAATAAAAGTTATAAAAAAAAAGATTCTCTTTATAGAGGAGATAGTGAAACAAAACGGCTCTATTGAGAAAGCGTTAGAAGACGAACAAAATGCAAGAGCAGCTATACTTATGCATCTTACATCCATTTCAGAACAGTTTGATAAATTACTTCATAACGGTGAACTTGAGATACTTTCAAAGTTTGCAAAAGAGGATATAAAAGGAAGTTACGAACTAAGAAATTTTATAGCGCATGATTATGAAGGTGTGGACCTGTATATAGTGGAAGATGTAATAAAAACAAGATTACCCATCATTAAAAAAACGACTGAAGATATACTTATAAACGAAAAATGA
- a CDS encoding response regulator transcription factor, producing the protein MKILLLEDDTALANILVDFLEDEYEVVQTYSMKQALELSENEKFDLYIFDINVPDGDGISLLRELRDFHDETPAIFITAFHDTKYLKSAFESGANDFIKKPFDLEELAQRIENIKRHFGLESLVKLDEHIIFDTKTHILKTPEKMIKLTHKESDCLHYFYKNRHRVVSSDELLQNFWEYEDMPSDDAIRTIVKNLRKYIGKEHIVNIRGEGYKFE; encoded by the coding sequence ATGAAAATATTACTCCTTGAAGATGACACGGCACTGGCAAACATTTTGGTTGATTTTTTGGAAGACGAATATGAGGTTGTGCAGACTTACAGTATGAAACAGGCACTTGAACTCTCGGAAAATGAAAAATTTGATTTGTATATTTTTGACATTAATGTTCCGGATGGCGACGGTATTTCACTACTGCGGGAACTGAGAGACTTCCATGATGAAACACCGGCTATTTTCATTACCGCTTTTCATGATACAAAGTATCTCAAATCCGCTTTTGAATCAGGCGCGAACGATTTTATAAAAAAACCTTTTGATTTGGAAGAGCTGGCACAGCGTATAGAAAACATTAAGAGACATTTTGGACTGGAAAGTCTGGTGAAACTGGATGAACATATCATATTTGACACAAAAACACATATACTCAAAACGCCAGAAAAAATGATCAAACTGACACATAAAGAGAGTGACTGTCTTCATTACTTTTATAAAAACCGTCATCGTGTGGTAAGTTCTGACGAACTGTTGCAAAATTTTTGGGAGTATGAAGATATGCCGAGTGATGATGCTATTCGTACCATTGTAAAAAATCTGAGAAAATACATCGGCAAAGAACATATTGTCAATATCCGGGGAGAGGGCTACAAATTTGAATGA
- a CDS encoding sensor histidine kinase: protein MNELEKKSFYSFVTLYLVSSFLFVLLSGYWYYSAQKNSLESATYYKLNHIADKLSGLIINAQMKGTTLQLPNEKGYEYSLIGANEAAGFKTGYYEKNGYKVLVSDAPQEHLNIEYVLVRTKEYFKQLKELQKNVLLVMSVGFFFIVLISVILAKLFMKPVHQRMEQIESFIQDVSHELNTPITALKMSASRAIKKKVYDKKILTNISISTKQLESIYKSLTFLNFNQKQQEAEDVNLKNILEQTISYYSELTNAKNIKIESQLEECYFHIIPSRAELLFSNLLSNAIKYSLPQTKISIKLDKNAFVIADEGVGIEQKKLDAIFEMYKRESDIAGGFGVGLSIVKQICNAYGITVNVTSQLGKGTQFTLLFK from the coding sequence TTGAATGAGTTGGAAAAAAAGTCTTTTTACTCTTTTGTAACGCTCTATCTTGTCTCTTCCTTTTTGTTTGTTTTGCTCTCAGGATACTGGTACTACAGCGCACAGAAAAATTCTTTGGAGAGTGCAACCTATTATAAGCTCAACCATATCGCCGACAAACTTTCAGGACTCATAATTAATGCACAGATGAAAGGGACAACATTACAGCTCCCAAATGAAAAAGGGTATGAATACAGTTTGATTGGTGCAAATGAAGCTGCGGGTTTTAAAACAGGATATTATGAAAAAAACGGTTATAAGGTTCTGGTTTCGGATGCACCGCAGGAACATCTGAATATTGAATATGTCCTTGTCAGAACAAAAGAGTATTTCAAACAGCTCAAGGAGCTGCAAAAAAATGTTCTTTTGGTTATGAGTGTGGGTTTTTTCTTTATTGTCCTCATCTCTGTCATACTGGCCAAACTCTTTATGAAACCTGTGCATCAGAGAATGGAGCAGATAGAGAGCTTCATTCAGGATGTCTCACATGAATTGAATACTCCTATAACCGCTTTGAAAATGAGTGCGAGCCGAGCAATCAAGAAAAAAGTTTATGATAAAAAAATATTGACGAATATCTCTATAAGCACAAAACAGCTTGAGAGTATCTATAAGTCACTGACATTTTTAAATTTTAATCAAAAACAGCAAGAAGCAGAGGATGTGAATCTTAAAAATATTTTGGAGCAGACTATCAGTTACTACAGTGAACTTACAAATGCAAAAAATATAAAAATAGAGAGTCAGCTTGAAGAATGTTATTTTCATATAATTCCCTCACGGGCAGAACTGTTGTTTTCCAACCTGCTCTCAAATGCCATCAAATACTCTCTTCCCCAAACAAAAATAAGCATAAAACTTGATAAAAATGCCTTTGTTATAGCAGATGAGGGTGTCGGTATAGAGCAAAAAAAACTTGATGCAATTTTTGAAATGTATAAACGTGAATCAGATATAGCAGGCGGATTCGGTGTGGGTCTGAGCATTGTGAAACAGATATGTAATGCATATGGTATCACAGTCAATGTTACATCCCAACTTGGAAAAGGAACACAATTCACACTTCTTTTTAAATAA
- a CDS encoding ferritin-like domain-containing protein encodes MTRGNSIIKGIEPETVVKLLNRAYADEWLAYYQYFIEAKVIKGIMKDAAFAELTQHANDELRHANMVADRIIQLGGTPLLNPQEWFTHTNCGYEEPKNFDVVAILEDSIKGEQCAISTYSELANIVKDKDIITYDMVSQILADEVEHEADLQDLHDDITEFVQNIKSTMQ; translated from the coding sequence ATGACACGAGGAAATTCGATTATTAAAGGCATAGAACCTGAAACAGTGGTGAAGTTGCTTAACAGAGCCTATGCTGATGAGTGGCTGGCCTATTATCAGTATTTTATAGAAGCAAAAGTGATTAAAGGCATTATGAAAGATGCGGCATTTGCGGAGCTGACACAGCATGCAAACGATGAACTCAGACATGCCAATATGGTTGCCGACAGAATCATACAGCTTGGCGGTACACCGCTTCTGAATCCGCAAGAGTGGTTTACGCATACAAACTGCGGCTATGAAGAGCCAAAAAACTTTGATGTGGTTGCCATCCTTGAAGACTCTATAAAAGGAGAACAGTGTGCAATCAGTACCTATTCGGAACTTGCCAATATTGTCAAAGACAAGGATATCATCACTTACGATATGGTTTCTCAGATATTAGCCGATGAGGTAGAGCATGAAGCAGATTTACAGGATCTGCATGATGACATTACAGAATTTGTTCAAAATATAAAAAGTACGATGCAATAA
- a CDS encoding efflux RND transporter permease subunit codes for MIEKLIAFSIKNKFIVLLAAFALVGASIWSMKNTPLDALPDLSPPQVIVQINWAGQSPEIVEDQGTYPLVAQFLAIANIDTVRGYSTYENGLIYIIFKEGTDLYWARSRVLEQLASIQSQLPANMNVSLGPDASGVGWVYEYALKSKTKNLAELRTLQDYYYKYALMGVDGVSEVASIGGFIPTFQVTVNNDNLVRYNLSIQDIKRVLAKNNNDTGGRIVIKNGYEWMVQAKGYIKNLDDIRGLVVTTKAGTPVKLGDIARVELTPAPRRGLADLNGEGEVVGGIVMARYGEDVYTMIKRVQEKMKELKVEGVDVVTVYDRSGLIDKAVDTLKDTLIEESVIVVIIIGLFLMHFRSSLIVIIVLPLTVGFTFLLMKIFGIGSNIMSLGGIAIAIGAMVDASIVMIENAHKMLHKFEHKEGRIPTEKERIAIILKSSQLVGRPIFFALALIVVSFLPIFALTGQEGLLFTPLAFTKTFAMAAGALLSITLVPALMIFFVKGRILPESKNPLNRFFIWLYRPIIVYGLKAKYLVIVLVLLSLGYMYPLYKSLKWEFMPMLNEQTFMYMPVTPYGISIDQTKQLLQKTDKIIKSFPEVENVFGKAGRAGTATDPAPLGMLETIITLKPKSEWPKGMTYDKLREDMEAALQIPGLTNSWTYPIRGRIDMLLSGIRTPIGIKLYGMDAAGLQKFGKQIEDKLREYDKTLSVFADQASAGYYIDIIPDEEKLARYNMTKDTLLEYTAFAIGGMKVSTMYKGLERYPIALRLEDNERRSLESIRNIQVKTKLGFVPLGSLAKVAYRQSASVIKSEMAAPVTFIYITPKEGISATEYKIGAQKFINQIKFDPGYYIEWAGQSEYLDSAMKRIIWIVPAVLVVIFLLIYMALKKPGPTIIVFFTLPFALLGGLIYIDILNFAMSIAVIVGFLALLGVAAETAIVMIIYLQEAVDEYKEKYGKNFGIKELNAAIYEGAVQRVRPKLMTVFAILAGLTPIMYTHGVGSEVMQRIAAPMLGGVVSSAVLSLVIIPILFEIYAKRQLSQKEDI; via the coding sequence ATGATAGAAAAACTCATCGCTTTTAGTATAAAAAACAAGTTTATTGTTCTTTTGGCGGCTTTTGCTCTTGTCGGTGCTTCTATTTGGAGTATGAAAAACACGCCTTTGGATGCTTTGCCTGACTTGTCTCCTCCTCAGGTCATTGTACAAATCAATTGGGCAGGACAGTCTCCTGAAATTGTCGAAGATCAGGGAACCTATCCGCTTGTTGCACAGTTTTTGGCTATTGCCAATATTGATACGGTACGTGGATACTCTACCTATGAGAACGGTCTTATCTACATCATTTTCAAAGAGGGAACAGATCTCTACTGGGCACGAAGCCGTGTTCTTGAACAGCTTGCTTCCATTCAGTCGCAATTGCCGGCAAACATGAATGTATCCCTTGGTCCCGATGCCAGCGGTGTGGGCTGGGTGTATGAATATGCCCTCAAATCAAAAACAAAGAATCTTGCCGAGTTGCGTACCCTCCAGGACTATTACTATAAATATGCACTTATGGGTGTTGACGGTGTCAGTGAAGTAGCGAGTATCGGCGGATTTATTCCTACCTTTCAGGTGACAGTAAACAATGACAATCTGGTTCGCTACAATCTCAGCATACAGGACATCAAAAGAGTATTGGCCAAGAACAACAATGATACAGGCGGGCGTATCGTCATTAAAAACGGATATGAGTGGATGGTACAGGCCAAAGGCTATATTAAAAACCTTGATGATATCAGAGGACTTGTTGTCACAACAAAAGCCGGTACACCTGTAAAACTCGGTGATATTGCACGGGTAGAACTTACCCCTGCACCGCGTCGCGGTCTGGCAGACTTAAACGGCGAAGGCGAAGTTGTCGGCGGTATCGTTATGGCACGTTACGGCGAAGATGTTTATACAATGATTAAGCGTGTTCAGGAAAAAATGAAAGAGCTTAAAGTTGAGGGTGTGGATGTTGTCACCGTCTATGACCGTTCAGGTCTCATTGACAAAGCGGTAGACACTTTAAAAGATACGCTTATTGAGGAGAGCGTTATTGTTGTCATCATTATTGGACTTTTCTTGATGCATTTTCGCTCTTCGCTTATTGTCATTATTGTTCTGCCTTTAACAGTCGGTTTTACCTTTTTGCTGATGAAAATCTTTGGTATCGGCTCAAACATTATGAGTCTTGGAGGTATTGCCATTGCCATAGGTGCCATGGTTGATGCCTCCATCGTCATGATAGAAAATGCCCACAAAATGCTGCACAAATTTGAACACAAAGAAGGAAGAATCCCGACAGAAAAAGAGCGCATTGCTATCATACTCAAGTCCTCACAGCTTGTCGGGCGTCCGATATTTTTCGCACTTGCACTTATTGTCGTATCATTCCTGCCTATTTTTGCACTGACAGGTCAAGAGGGACTGTTGTTTACTCCGCTTGCCTTTACCAAAACATTTGCAATGGCTGCAGGCGCACTGCTGAGCATCACTCTGGTCCCTGCACTGATGATATTTTTTGTCAAAGGCAGAATCCTGCCAGAGAGCAAAAATCCACTGAACAGATTTTTCATCTGGCTCTATCGTCCAATTATTGTCTACGGCCTCAAAGCAAAATATCTTGTCATTGTTCTTGTTCTACTCTCTCTTGGTTACATGTATCCGCTTTACAAGAGTCTGAAATGGGAATTTATGCCTATGCTCAATGAGCAGACATTCATGTATATGCCTGTTACCCCTTACGGTATCAGTATAGACCAGACAAAACAGCTTTTGCAAAAAACAGACAAGATTATCAAAAGTTTTCCCGAAGTAGAAAATGTTTTTGGCAAAGCCGGGCGTGCAGGTACTGCAACGGATCCTGCTCCTCTTGGTATGCTTGAGACTATCATCACGCTCAAACCAAAGTCCGAGTGGCCCAAAGGCATGACCTATGACAAACTGCGTGAAGACATGGAAGCCGCTTTGCAGATTCCGGGACTGACAAATTCCTGGACCTACCCGATTCGCGGTCGTATCGATATGCTTTTAAGCGGTATCCGAACCCCTATCGGTATCAAACTCTACGGAATGGATGCGGCAGGTTTGCAAAAATTCGGCAAACAGATAGAAGACAAACTGCGGGAGTATGACAAAACCCTCTCCGTATTTGCAGATCAGGCAAGTGCCGGATACTACATTGACATTATCCCTGATGAGGAGAAACTTGCCCGATACAACATGACAAAAGATACGCTCTTGGAGTACACAGCTTTTGCCATCGGGGGCATGAAAGTTTCAACAATGTACAAAGGTCTTGAACGTTATCCTATCGCACTACGTCTGGAAGACAATGAGAGAAGAAGCCTTGAGTCCATCAGAAACATACAGGTCAAAACCAAACTTGGCTTTGTTCCTCTTGGTTCACTTGCAAAAGTGGCTTACAGACAGAGCGCTTCTGTCATAAAAAGCGAAATGGCAGCACCTGTGACCTTCATTTATATCACACCAAAAGAGGGTATCAGTGCAACAGAGTATAAAATAGGCGCACAAAAGTTCATCAATCAAATCAAATTTGATCCGGGATACTATATAGAATGGGCGGGACAGTCAGAGTATCTTGATTCTGCTATGAAGCGTATCATCTGGATTGTGCCTGCTGTTCTTGTTGTCATCTTTTTACTCATCTATATGGCACTCAAAAAACCGGGACCGACAATTATTGTCTTTTTCACTCTGCCTTTTGCACTCTTAGGCGGACTTATCTATATAGACATCCTCAACTTTGCCATGAGTATAGCCGTTATCGTCGGATTTTTGGCACTCCTTGGAGTAGCCGCGGAAACAGCCATCGTCATGATAATTTATCTGCAGGAAGCGGTGGATGAATATAAAGAAAAATATGGAAAAAACTTTGGAATCAAAGAACTCAATGCCGCAATTTATGAAGGAGCTGTACAAAGAGTCCGTCCAAAACTTATGACGGTGTTTGCTATTTTGGCAGGTCTGACACCTATTATGTATACCCACGGAGTAGGAAGCGAAGTCATGCAGCGTATTGCCGCACCTATGCTTGGCGGAGTTGTCAGTTCAGCTGTTTTGAGCCTTGTCATCATTCCGATCCTGTTTGAAATCTATGCAAAACGACAACTTTCCCAAAAAGAGGATATTTAA
- a CDS encoding MFS transporter, translating to MKNNNKKSIYSWALYDWANSAYATTVMAGFFPIFFKSYYSVGTEVTVSTAQLGFANSISSFVVVLLAPLLGAVADAGSLKKRFLFLFAFLGILMSASLALVEQGNWQMAALVYTLGNIGFMGSNIFYDALLPSVSNDKNVDYVSGLGFALGYLGGGILFALNVFMVQEPAFFGFEDKAAAIKASFVSVAVWWAVFSLPLLLFVEEKKGDKEQKNILLVAGYLRLKKTFQRVASLKGLLLFLVAYWLYIDGVDTIIRMAVDYGMALGFDSSKLIMALLIVQFVGFPATLIVAKLADIWDTKKVIYLCIAVYIFIIVYAAMMEDVYEFYILAILIALVQGGIQALSRSYYAKMIPQKYAAEFFGFYDLLGKFAVIIGPLLVAFVALFSHNSRLSIASVAILFILGGLLLFFVDEKKVAKDVRQAME from the coding sequence ATGAAAAACAATAATAAAAAATCTATATACTCCTGGGCACTGTATGACTGGGCAAATTCTGCCTATGCAACCACTGTTATGGCTGGGTTTTTCCCTATATTTTTCAAGTCTTATTACAGTGTGGGAACTGAGGTGACTGTGAGTACCGCGCAGCTCGGATTTGCAAATTCAATTTCGAGTTTTGTGGTAGTGCTTCTTGCGCCTTTGCTTGGGGCTGTGGCTGATGCAGGTTCACTCAAGAAGCGTTTTTTGTTTCTTTTTGCATTTTTGGGTATTTTGATGAGTGCCTCACTGGCTCTTGTCGAGCAGGGAAACTGGCAGATGGCGGCACTTGTCTATACGCTGGGAAATATCGGTTTTATGGGATCAAATATTTTTTATGACGCTTTGCTTCCCTCTGTGAGTAATGATAAAAATGTTGACTATGTTTCAGGCCTGGGCTTTGCCCTTGGATATCTCGGAGGCGGTATTTTGTTTGCCTTGAATGTTTTTATGGTACAGGAACCCGCCTTTTTCGGTTTTGAAGACAAGGCTGCGGCGATAAAAGCTTCTTTTGTCAGTGTTGCAGTGTGGTGGGCGGTTTTTTCATTGCCTCTTTTGCTTTTTGTAGAGGAGAAGAAGGGAGACAAAGAGCAGAAAAATATTTTATTGGTTGCAGGGTATCTGCGTTTGAAAAAAACCTTTCAAAGAGTGGCAAGTCTTAAAGGACTTTTGCTTTTTTTGGTGGCATACTGGCTCTATATTGACGGGGTGGACACTATTATCCGTATGGCTGTTGATTACGGAATGGCGCTGGGGTTTGACAGCAGCAAGCTTATAATGGCCTTGCTTATTGTGCAGTTTGTCGGTTTCCCTGCCACACTCATTGTTGCCAAACTTGCCGATATCTGGGATACAAAAAAAGTTATCTATCTTTGTATCGCTGTCTATATATTTATTATTGTTTATGCTGCGATGATGGAAGATGTCTATGAATTTTATATACTGGCAATACTTATTGCATTGGTTCAGGGAGGTATTCAGGCACTGAGCCGTTCCTATTATGCCAAAATGATACCGCAAAAATATGCGGCAGAATTTTTCGGATTTTATGATCTTCTTGGAAAATTTGCAGTTATCATAGGGCCGCTTTTGGTAGCCTTTGTCGCACTCTTTAGCCATAATTCAAGACTCTCGATTGCTTCTGTTGCCATTCTTTTTATTCTCGGCGGACTGCTTCTCTTTTTTGTAGATGAGAAAAAAGTCGCAAAAGATGTGCGCCAGGCAATGGAATGA
- a CDS encoding type II toxin-antitoxin system RelE/ParE family toxin: MYEITFSKKYEKTVKKFFKKHQNLKGKYTKTILLLQKNPFHPSLRLHKLQGPLSEYHSVSIDMDYRILIDFIIIDEQIILIDIGSHDEVY; this comes from the coding sequence ATGTATGAAATCACTTTTAGTAAAAAGTATGAAAAAACAGTAAAAAAGTTTTTTAAAAAGCATCAAAATTTAAAAGGAAAATACACAAAAACTATTCTTCTTTTACAGAAAAACCCTTTTCACCCTTCACTGCGTTTGCACAAACTGCAGGGGCCGTTAAGTGAATATCATTCTGTCTCTATTGATATGGATTACAGAATCCTCATAGATTTTATCATTATAGATGAGCAGATCATTCTTATAGACATCGGTTCACATGATGAGGTATATTAA
- a CDS encoding prevent-host-death protein has translation MTVSANEVKKRGVSLFGELLEKWDEVIINFRGEKKYVVMDIERYKELRALELDRAYTEVMEDIKNEDYHTDIAKHLKEIADV, from the coding sequence ATGACAGTCAGCGCAAATGAAGTAAAAAAACGAGGCGTTTCTCTTTTTGGAGAACTCTTGGAGAAATGGGACGAGGTTATTATCAATTTTCGTGGTGAAAAAAAGTATGTCGTTATGGACATAGAAAGGTATAAAGAGCTTCGTGCTTTGGAACTTGACCGTGCTTATACAGAGGTAATGGAGGATATTAAAAATGAAGATTATCATACAGATATTGCAAAACATTTAAAAGAGATAGCTGATGTATGA
- a CDS encoding efflux RND transporter periplasmic adaptor subunit encodes MKNLKLLLLLLPLMVSAKEASVEQLFSVQTVKVQKTKTSHSKKNYGFVKANEARVYEVSPRFGGFVEKLYADKIYKYVKKGEPLAVVYSPEVYKAKEDYVNSYNYTKNRPNKGMLKSAKLKLSLLEVAPNEISQVIKMRKVSPNTTIYAPQSGYIFMKNINEGSAFNAKTNLFEIVNLDDVWVEVKVFEDDVKWLKHANDFRVSFKTTDKTYETHSKFLYPNLSPKEATLTMRLTLANKDHTLFPGMYADVISKDKAKEYLTLPQSAVILKDGKYYVFVVGEFEGEYEPMEVNVKPLNNETYIITSGLNAGDEVVNNALFMMDSDAQINGLY; translated from the coding sequence GTGAAAAATTTAAAATTATTACTACTTTTGCTGCCGTTGATGGTATCGGCAAAAGAAGCATCGGTGGAACAGCTTTTTTCAGTTCAGACCGTCAAGGTACAAAAAACAAAAACAAGCCACAGCAAAAAAAATTACGGTTTTGTCAAAGCAAATGAAGCGAGAGTGTATGAAGTGAGTCCCCGTTTTGGAGGATTTGTCGAAAAACTTTATGCCGACAAAATTTACAAATATGTCAAAAAAGGCGAGCCTTTGGCAGTTGTCTACTCTCCTGAAGTATACAAAGCAAAAGAGGACTATGTCAACTCGTACAACTACACAAAAAACAGACCAAACAAAGGTATGCTCAAGAGTGCAAAGCTGAAACTTTCTTTGCTGGAAGTCGCGCCAAATGAGATTTCTCAAGTTATAAAGATGAGAAAAGTATCACCGAACACAACAATCTATGCACCGCAAAGCGGTTATATCTTTATGAAAAATATCAATGAAGGATCTGCTTTTAATGCAAAAACAAATCTTTTTGAGATAGTCAATCTTGATGACGTCTGGGTTGAGGTAAAGGTCTTTGAAGATGATGTCAAATGGCTCAAACATGCCAATGACTTTCGTGTCAGTTTTAAAACAACCGATAAAACATACGAGACGCATTCAAAGTTTCTTTATCCAAATCTGAGTCCAAAAGAGGCAACGCTCACTATGCGACTCACTTTGGCGAACAAAGACCATACACTTTTTCCGGGAATGTATGCGGATGTAATTTCAAAAGACAAGGCAAAAGAGTATCTGACACTGCCGCAGAGTGCGGTTATCTTAAAAGACGGAAAATACTATGTTTTTGTTGTCGGAGAATTTGAGGGAGAGTATGAACCGATGGAAGTCAATGTCAAACCGCTCAATAATGAAACATACATCATAACAAGCGGACTCAATGCCGGCGATGAAGTTGTCAACAATGCCCTCTTTATGATGGACAGTGATGCGCAGATAAACGGCTTGTATTAA